One segment of Brassica napus cultivar Da-Ae chromosome C3, Da-Ae, whole genome shotgun sequence DNA contains the following:
- the LOC106437501 gene encoding probable membrane-associated kinase regulator 6 yields MEANQQDASMALVPIESFSYSWLANFPSFEASIDDYHQTYEDSSSSSFIEMDPRLPPSRRFFINKAHESSFKFDTYVSFADDDHSLVHADEIFRDGYVMPYLSKATSVTTEKEYEPLDTKTEKKKMETRDIQSKSPCRKLRRVSKCVLLRYLDFLTPLCKRLRRCRSAGSSGGTGFDARITTLSRSRVYSEETTSSPRVSVADDCYWRRSCDSESSIYEAVLHCKKSFEK; encoded by the exons ATGGAAGCAAACCAGCAAGACGCTTCAATGGCATTAGTTCCCATAGAGAGCTTCTCTTACAGTTGGTTAGCTAACTTTCCTTCTTTCGAAGCTTCCATTGATGATTATCACCAAACCTACgaagattcttcttcttcttccttcatcGAGATGGATCCAAGATTGCCTCCTTCTAGAAGATTTTTCATCAACAAAGCCCATGAAAGCAGCTTCAAATTCGATACCTATGTCTCTTTCGCCGACGATGATCACTCTTTAGTTCACGCCGACGAGATTTTCCGTGACGGCTACGTAATGCCTTATCTATCAAAAGCCACGTCAGTAACTACCGAGAAAGAATATGAGCCGTTGGACAcgaaaacagagaagaagaagatggagacaCGTGACATTCAAAGCAAGTCTCCTTGTAGAAAGTTGAGGAGAGTGTCAAAGTGCGTTTTGTTAAGGTATCTTGATTTTTTGACGCCATTGTGTAAAAGATTAAGGAGATGTAGATCCGCTGGATCATCCGGAGGTACCGGTTTCGACGCTAGGATCACGACGTTGTCTAGAAGCAGAGTTTATTCTGAGGAAACGACGTCGTCTCCAAGAGTAAGTGTTGCAGATGATTGTTATTGGAGAAGGTCTTGTGACTCAGAGAGCTCCATTTACGAAGCCGTTCTTCATTGCAAGAAATCTTTCG AGAAATAA
- the LOC106437503 gene encoding uncharacterized protein LOC106437503, translated as MTVFSSSSFYPRAHASVEEVMLYHRKRRHRLAILNTVEEEIEELKSRRNKDDDIPLWRQTETRFTKVFSTKKTWLYMRQEQPVCTWNKGVWFSQSTPKYSFMLWVAVKNRLQTCDRMKKWNTSINGVCVLCQEEEETCSHLFFKRRYSGKVWKSLIGGIMKGAFSLEWSVIVELISQSSSSFTPSEVFIIRYTFQALLHSIWRERNARRHGEQPRDELLLIKWVDKVIRLKLLAVKRLGKYTLRKA; from the coding sequence ATGACagtcttttcttcttcatccttttACCCGAGAGCGCATGCTTCGGTTGAGGAAGTGATGCTTTATCATCGGAAAAGAAGACATAGACTGGCTATTCTTAACACTGTGGAGGAAGAAATTGAAGAGTTAAAGAGCAGACGTAATAAGGATGATGATATTCCCTTATGGAGGCAGACTGAGACCAgatttacaaaagttttctcTACAAAGAAGACATGGCTCTACATGAGACAGGAGCAACCAGTATGTACTTGGAATAAAGGAGTATGGTTTTCACAATCTACTCCCAAATATTCTTTCATGTTATGGGTGGCTGTGAAGAACAGGTTGCAAACCTGTGACAGAATGAAGAAGTGGAACACATCTATAAATGGAGTTTGTGTGTTATGTCAAGAGGAAGAGGAGACTTGTTCACACTTATTCTTCAAGCGCAGATACTCGGGGAAAGTTTGGAAGTCATTGATAGGTGGGATTATGAAGGGAGCTTTCTCTCTTGAATGGAGTGTGATTGTGGAATTGATTTCCCAATCAAGTTCTAGTTTCACACCCTCTGAAGTATTCATTATCAGATATACTTTTCAAGCGTTGCTACATAGTATTTGGAGGGAGCGCAATGCTCGTCGGCATGGAGAGCAACCAAGAGATGAATTGTTGCTGATTAAATGGGTTGATAAAGTGATAAGACTGAAGCTTCTTGCTGTGAAGAGACTGGGCAAATATACCTTGAGGAAGGCTTGA
- the LOC106441669 gene encoding calcium-transporting ATPase 8, plasma membrane-type-like, which translates to MYRISEDLESGLGGYHVSTAHDAAPEDIEIVIGASADNLESGTNVQDGDSGAHDRRSSWLCTSLMSWRSRPNDDASVRDHPETEPANATGGFVIELDKVVQVVRDRDLQALNQYNGVGGLSTLLKTDLERGIDRRDDEILQRRQAFGSNTYPCKKGKTFWSFVWKACQFPLSLVMIIAVVINSILLRIKRKAIHDGLYVETCAISATVLDIILRAFIEYKHSRQSEKASEEKRNVPQDVIRGGRRLSVCTNDIVVGDIVPLKNGCQVPADGVLFVANSLKIDEQEITGSHLIVQKDILKDPFLLSGSKVIEGIGTMLVTSVGTNTEWGKKIETQPEMDEEKPFQLYVKRLAISASWLVIMLASIACIVQLCRYFNGRTKNSDGTPMYIPGNTTLDEAIEFVIKSLSFGMGTIIVAVPVGLFIAVLLNLANTTRKMMTDNALVQTLSACETMGYVTTILCHKTGILTLNKMSVVDVWAGGIRVQHVEDVSHFPSIPTKLIIEGIAQNTNGSVVFETGVTEPEVYGSPTEQAILNWGNKLGMKFDEARSGSPVLHVIPFNPKNKYGGVALQVGTGHHIHWKGSAKVILNSCQWYMDGANNRIAIGGQRREMEGIIGDMSMRGMRCAALAYQSYELGSLPTTDEELCTLPQDLVLLAIIGMKDPCRPGTRDAVELCKYGGIKVCMVTEDEVSTAQAMAMECGILRDTSGEHIRTAAQFCDLTDLEREQISGDILVLAQASPEDSLLFVKALKRKGYVVAATGMGIHDTKTLHVADVSLAMGIGGTAAAKENSDIIILDDSFASIVKVIQWCRYLYTNIQRYVLFRLTVSVSAVAICVVEVVFYNAFPLNAVQLLLLNLIVDIFGALALAYRPSARKLMGKPPVGIRDHLVTKTMWFKIVIQVIYLVLLLALIHSDSILKLDHGQTADTEKVKNTFIFNSLVFCLVFNEFEIRSGDQTLKEILRDNMFIVTITSTIIFQIILIEFLGIFIYAVRLDLKKWLISILVGFLSQVATRFPLEAYQYYRH; encoded by the exons ATGTACAGAATCTCCGAAGATCTTGAGTCTGGTCTCGGCGGCTACCATGTTTCCACAGCTCATGATGCTGCACCCGAAGACATTGAAATCGTTATCGGTGCATCTGCAGATAACTTGGAATCCGGTACTAATGTTCAAGATGGCGACTCCGGAGCTCATGATCGCCGGAGCTCGTGGttg TGTACGTCGTTGATGTCATGGAGGAGCAGACCAAATGATGATGCA TCCGTACGTGATCATCCAGAAACAGAACCAGCAAACG CTACTGGCGGGTTTGTGATTGAACTGGACAAAGTTGTCCAAGTGGTTCGGGATCGTGACCTTCAAGCTCTGAATCAATACAATGGG GTTGGAGGGTTGTCAACTCTGCTGAAGACTGACCTTGAAAGGGGCATTGATCGGCGCGATGATGAGATACTGCAACGTAGGCAGGCTTTTGGGTCAAACACATACCCTTGTAAAAAGGGAAAGACTTTCTGG agCTTTGTCTGGAAAGCTTGCCAGTTTCCTCTTTCCCTGGTTATGATCATTGCCGTTGTAATCAATTCAATCCTCCTCCGAATAAAAAGAAAG GCTATCCACGATGGATTGTATGTCGAAACTTGCGCCATTTCAGCCACTGTCCTTGACATCATTTTGAGAG CTTTCATCGAGTACAAACACTCTCGTCAGTCTGAAAAGGCTAGTGAGGAGAAGAGAAACGTACCACAAGAC GTTATTAGAGGTGGAAGAAGACTCTCGGTTTGTACTAATGATATTGTTGTCGGCGATATTGTACCCCTCAAGAATGGTTGTCAG GTACCTGCAGATGGTGTCCTGTTTGTTGCAAACTCATTGAAGATTGACGAGCAAGAAATAACTGGCTCACACTTGATT GTTCAAAAAGATATTCTAAAGGATCCATTTCTATTATCTGGTTCAAAAGTGATAGAGGGGATAGGTACAATGCTG GTTACAAGTGTTGGAACAAACACTGAATGGGGGAAAAAGATTGAGACACAACCTGAGATGGATGAAGAAAAGCCCTTTCAG TTATACGTTAAACGGCTTGCTATTTCTGCTAGTTGGTTAGTCATTATGCTCGCTTCAATTGCCTGTATTGTTCAGTTATGCCG ATACTTTAATGGCCGGACCAAAAATTCAGATGGAACTCCAATGTATATTCCCGGAAATACCACTCTGGATGAAGCAATAGAATTTGTGATAAAATCCCTGAGTTTTGGG ATGGGGACAATAATAGTGGCAGTGCCTGTTGGACTTTTTATAGCTGTTCTCTTGAA CCTTGCAAATACAACGAGGAAAATGATGACAGACAACGCTTTG GTTCAGACACTATCTGCATGTGAAACAATGGGATATGTTACAACCATATTGTGTCACAAAACTGGAATTTTAACCTTGAATAAG ATGTCGGTGGTTGATGTCTGGGCTGGAGGGATAAGAGTGCAACATGTGGAAGATGTTTCACATTTTCCCTCGATTCCTACAAAACTAATAATAGAAGGCATTGCCCAAAACACAAATGGCAGTGTTGTTTTTGAAACG GGAGTCACTGAACCAGAGGTGTATGGATCACCAACAGAACAAGCCATTCTTAACTGGGGGAATaag TTGGGAATGAAGTTTGATGAGGCTAGATCAGGATCACCAGTCCTTCATGTTATACCTTTcaatccaaaaaataaatatggaggCGTGGCATTACAG GTTGGTACAGGACACCACATTCATTGGAAAGGATCTGCAAAGGTTATCCTTAACTCATGTCAATGGTATATGGATGGGGCCAACAACCGCATAGCTATTGGTGGACAGAGACGG GAGATGGAAGGAATAATTGGAGACATGAGTATGAGAGGAATGCGTTGTGCTGCACTTGCTTATCAATCCTATGAGCTGGGAAGTCTTCCAACAACTGATGAGGAACTTTGTACACTACCTCAGGACCTTGTTTTATTGGCTATTATTGGTATGAAG GATCCTTGCCGGCCAGGCACAAGGGATGCGGTCGAGCTGTGCAAATACGGAGGTATCAAG GTTTGCATGGTAACGGAGGATGAAGTTTCGACTGCACAAGCAATGGCAATGGAATGTGGCATACTGAGGGATACATCTGGCGAGCATATAAGGACAGCGGCTCAGTTTTGTGATCTTACTGATCTAGAAAGAGAGCAGATCTCCGGAGACATCTTA GTTTTGGCTCAAGCCTCTCCCGAGGACAGTCTTCTGTTTGTCAAAGCGCTGAAGAGAAAAGGGTATGTAGTTGCAGCCACTGGGATGGGAATACATGATACGAAGACACTACACGTG GCGGATGTTAGCCTTGCAATGGGAATCGGAGGGACCGCAGCAGCCAAAGAGAACTCTGATATTATTATACTGGATGACAGTTTTGCTTCGATTGTCAAG GTTATCCAATGGTGTCGATATCTATACACAAATATCCAGAGATATGTATTATTCCGGCTCACTGTGAGTGTTTCAGCCGTGGCTATATGCGTGGTTGAGGTTGTGTTTTATAATGCATTTCCACTTAATGCCGTGCAG CTTTTGTTGCTTAATCTTATTGTTGACATCTTTGGGGCACTAGCGTTGGCTTACAGACCGTCAGCTCGCAAGCTAATGGGAAAGCCACCAGTGGGTATAAG aGACCATCTTGTAACCAAGACGATGTGGTTTAAAATAGTGATACAG GTGATTTACCTAGTGCTGTTGCTGGCGCTCATACACTCTGATAGTATACTGAAGCTGGATCATGGTCAGACCGCTGATACTGAAAAAGTGAAGAACACatttattttcaattctttGGTCTTCTGCCTG GTTTTTAACGAGTTTGAAATCCGAAGTGGAGACCAGACCTTGAAAGAAATCCTCAGGGACAATATGTTTATTGTTACTATAACCTCTACTATTATATTTCAG ATAATCTTGATAGAGTTCCTTGGGATATTCATTTATGCGGTTAGGCTTGACTTGAAAAAATGGCTCATCTCCATCCTTGTGGGATTTCTCAGCCAGGTCGCCACTCGCTTTCCTTTGGAAGCTTATCAATACTACCGCCACTGA